In Isosphaera pallida ATCC 43644, the sequence TATATCATAGATTGTTAACAAAAATATATGATCACATTCAATGATTCAACCATCACTTCCGAATTAGCCTGCGACTTGCCATTTCCGAGTCGGGCTGTGCTCTTCGACTCCGGTTGGTGGCTTGCTCCCCACATCCCACACCCCACTCCCCACACCCCACACCCCACTCCTCACTCCCACTCCCCACACCTCACTCCCCACACCCCACTCCTCACTCCCCACTCCTCACTCCTCACTCCCCACTCCCCACTCCCCACTCCCCACTCCCCACTCCCCACTCCTCACTCCCCACTCCTCACTCCCCACTCCCCACTCCCCACTCCCCACTCCCCTCAGATTTCCAGAGGTTCAACATCAAGCCAGTTGGGACCGGCAGCAAGATCAACTTTGAGCGGAGTCTCCAGAGTGGCGGCGTGAATCATTGCTTCTTGGACAAGACGAGCGGTTTCGGTCAGGGCGTCGCGCTCAACCTCGAAGAGCAGTTCGTCGTGAATTTGCAGAATCATCCGCGCGGGTAGCTTGGTTTCTTTGAGGCGTTGATCCACCGCAATCATCGCGCGTTTGATCAGGTCGGCGGCTGAGCCTTGGATGACGGTGTTGATCGCGGTGCGCTCGGCAAGGTTGCGGTGGCGACCTTCGACATGCTTGATGCCGTTGATGGCGCGACGGCGTCCTTCTAAGGTTTCGACCCGCCCGGTGTCGCGGGCCTGGGTCAGCACCCGCGTCATGAAGGCTTCCACATGAGGATATTGATCAAAATAAGCATTGATGAACGCCGCCGCTTCGCTTTGGCTAATTCCCAGGCGACTGGCCAAACCGTGAGCGCTTAGGCCGTAAATCACTCCGAAGTTGACCGTTTTGGCCATCCGGCGTTGGTCCGAAGTGACCGAATCAAGAGCCACTCCGAAAATCTTGGCCGCCACATCAGCGTGGATGTCTCGATCTTCCTCGAATGCGCGGAGTAGTGCTGGGTCACGGCTGAAGTGGGCTAGCACCCGCAGCTCAATTTGCGAGTAGTCGGCTGTCAGCAGGACTTGGCGGGCTGGGTCGCCCGCGACGAATGCCTGGCGCACTTGACGGCCCTCCTCGGTGCGCACCGGAATGTTCTGAAGGTTGGGTTCGCTAGAGGAGAGCCGCCCGGTGGCCGTGACTCCCTGGTTGAAGGTGGCCCGGATGCGGCCGTCGGGGTGGGTCAGGTTGGGCAAGGCGTCCAAGTAGGTGTTTTTGAGTTTTTCGATGCGGCGATGTTCAAGCAGCACCTTGGGCAGTTGGTGGAGCGCAGCGAGTTCCTCCAGCACCTCCTGAGCGGTGGAGGCTTCTCCTTTGGGGGTTTTGCCGCGGGGGGGGAGTCCCAAGCGTTCGAAGAGAATGACCCGCAGCTGGGGGGGGGAACTGAGGTTGAACGGTTCGCCGGCCAGTTGGTGGGCTTGGCGTTCCAGGTCGGTTAGGCGGGCGGAGAAGTCGCGGGAGAGCTGGCGGAGGCGGGCGCGGTCGAGAGCCACTCCAGCCTCCTCCATGTCGGCCAGGATTTCGATGAGCGGGCGTTCCAAGGTGTCATAAAGCCGTTCAAGTCCCTCGGCGGCCACACGTTGGGCCAGCACTTGACCCAAACGCGCGGAGGCGTCGGCCCATTCGACCGCCCAGAGAGCCAAACGTTCGGGTGGGACCGCCGCTGGGCCGTCCTGGTGGGGATCGTCGGCGAAGACAAGAAATCCGTCGCGCGGCGGGGTCCCGGTGGTTTGAGGGAGTCCGACAACGTCCGGCGTCTCGTCGTCGGGGTTGGTCTCCTCGGAGGCGTCAGCTTGGGATCGGGAGCGTCCGCGTTTGGGGTTGGCCTTGGGTTTGCTTCTGGTCGTAGTTGCGGAGGCGTTGGGTTCGGGAGGGCGGGAAAGGGTGTGGTTGAGGAACCTCTTGGCGAGTTCGGGGGCGGTGTGGTTGCGTTCGCCCGACTCCAACAAATAGCTCAAGACCATCGGATCGACCCCTTTGCCGGCGAGCGTCCAACCGTGGCGTTTCAGCACCCGAAGGTGGGCTTTGAGGTCGTGGGCGTGCCACGCGATCCTGGGGTTCTCCAACAACGGGGTGAGCAGGTCGCGGGCCGTCTGGGCGGGGATCACCGTCGCTCCCGGAGGTCCCATAAAGGGGAAATACCAGCCGCGCCCTGGTTCTGACGACAGCGCTAAACCCACCCAAGCGGCCCGGTGAAGATCCGGCGACCCGGGGACAGTCCATAACCCCAGTTGACTCGCCCCGGCGAGCTCGGCGGCCACCTTGGCCAACTCCTCGGGATGATTGACGAGGCGATACTCCGCAGTGGACCAGATGGGACGCTCGTTCCCCACGCTAGAGGGGGCGGACGTGGCGGACCAGACCGGCCGGATCTCTGTTGTCTCTGTATTTGGAATGAACGACTGTTGGGGTTGATTGTGATGCGAGTCAATGGACCGCAGCGGGTCGTTGGCCTGGAGGGGGGGGGCGGGCATCGGAGCGATCGAAGAGACGGGTTCGGGAACCGGAACCGGAGCCGGGATCTGCCCGGGGCCAGGACCGGCCACGGAGGAGGCGGGGAGAATGCCCCAGCGGGCGGCGTCGGCTTCGATTTCCGGGAGGAACTTGTGGAAGCCGCATTGGCGACAGAGAGTCTGAAGCGCCTCCACGTCAGGCGGACGGGTCACCAGGGCGTGGGGGTCGAACTTCAGCGGCAAGTCGTCGCGCAATTGAATCAAACGCCGGGCGCGATCCAGCGCTTCGGCGTGTTCAACCAGCGCCTGGCCTTTCTTACCCGGCACCCGACCGGCGCGGGCGGCCTCCAGCAACTGGTCGAGCGTTCCAAACTCGTTGAGCAGCTTGACGGCGGTTTTCAGGCCGATGCCGGGCACTCCCGGCACGTTGTCCACGGCATCCCCGGTGAGAGCGAGGGCGTCCACCACCCGTTCGGGACCAATCCCCCACTCAGCGCGATGGGCCGCGGCGTCGATGATTTGACCTTTGCGGAGGTTGAGCAAGCGGATGGCCGGGTCGGTCAAGAGTTGGCGGGCGTCCTTGTCGGACGTGCAGAGGATCACGTCATAACCAGCCGCTGCCCCGCGACGGGCTAAGGTGGCCAGCACGTCGTCGGCCTCGAAGCCGGGAACCGCTACAACCGGCACGCGAAAACCTTCTAATGCGCGGGCGATTACGTCGAGCTGAGGCGTCAGGTCTTCGGGCTGATCCTTGCGGGTGGCTTTGTAGCTGGGGTCGATCTCGGAGCGGAACACCGGCCCCGGCGCGTCCCAAGCGGCAGCCATGAGGTCGGGCTTGCGTTGGCGGCGCAGGTTGAGCAAGTCGCGGAGGATTCCAAAGACCGCGTTGGTGGGTTGGCCGACGGGACCTGTCATGAGCGGAATTGCATGAAACACTTGATAGATCAGGGCGAAACTATCCAGCAGATACAGCGTCGGCCGTTTGGAACTCATTTGAGGAACCCTGGAATCCGGGCGGGCGGTCAAGCGGTGGCGACGTCTCCGTGCCATAGCGGCGTGGGAAGTCGCTCAACGTTTCGGGAACCGAACGGGAGCAAGTGACGTCCATCGTCTCAAAGAAAACCGGCAACGGGCACGCCTTGCCCTTTGTCCGGGTCGTCTTTTCCCCTGGCTCCGCCGACTCGCTCAAGCGAGCGCGACTCGATCCAACGCCAAAGCGAGATTGTGGCGCGAAGTGCAGGGGTGGGAAAGGCGGTTCGTTCTCAACTCAACGGTTTCCGATCGGTTGGTCGGGCGCGTTGCGATCCGTTCCCAATTGCTCCGAAAGCCCGTACAATTCGACAAGACCGATCCGGTCGTCGTAGTTGGGATTGGCGGTGGGCGGGCTTCGGGTCAGTTTCGGCCTGGTCATGTGGAATACTTGCGGCAATGCCCGGTGTCAGCGCCAGAGGAAGTGGAGAAGTCGGCCGACAGCTCCGCTGCGTTCCCGTTCTACGACGCTGCCGCCGCGTTCGACTTGAACCGACCCCGATTTTTTCATATCGACCTCGCCTCGACGAGATTTTCTCCGACCTGCTCAGGAGTCCTCCCCAATGGCGGCACCCGGCAACGAAAGTAAAGGCTTGCAGATCGCCGTGGCGATCCTGGCCACCCTCGTGGTGTTGATGGGCGTGGTGAGCTATTTCCTCTACTCCAGCTACGCCGAAACCTCGGAGAAGCTCGCCGCCGCCGAATCTCAGAAGAACGAGCAAACCCAAGTCGCTAACCGCTTTCGGCAAAACTTCGAGGAAGTGCGGCGGATCGCTGGATTCACTGACGACGATCTCGAAAAACTCAAGGACGCTAGAAATCAGCGTGCCAGCGAGCTGACCAGCCGCATCCAGAGCATCCGCGAACAGGTAGACGCGGTGGTCACCAAGGTCCAGGAGGACGCCCGCAACGCCCAGGGCGGCGAATATGGCCGGCTCCCCGAAGAGATTGAAGACCTCAAGCGCAAGGCCCGTGAACTCAGCGACAAGATCGAGTCGGAACCAGAGATCGACCAAGGTTCGCAGATGAATCGTCTGACCGATCTTTTGCTCAACAACGCTCAGCTGATGGCCCAATTGGCCCGCGACAACATCAATCTTCGCCGCAACCTCTCGACCATCGACGCGGTCAACCAGGCGGGGGTGCGCGAGATTCAAGCCGCTTTGGAAAGACGCTCCGAGGAACTCGTCAACGAACAGCGCGATGCTGACGAACGGATGCGCAGCCTTCGCGAGAGTCTCACGCAAGCTCAGCGCGAGAACACCGACCGTGCGCGCACTATTGACGAACTCAACACCCAAATGCGTGAGAAGGAACGCAAAGCCGAGGAGCAACGGTTAGCCAACCTGGAAACCATCAGCAACTTGCGCGACGAGTTGTCCAAGACTGAAACCGTGTTGGACTCGCCGGACGGCACCGTGATCTATGTGAACGTGGCCCGCAACGAGGTGGTTTTGGACATCACCCGCGCGATGGGCGCGCGTCCT encodes:
- a CDS encoding DNA polymerase I, which gives rise to MSSKRPTLYLLDSFALIYQVFHAIPLMTGPVGQPTNAVFGILRDLLNLRRQRKPDLMAAAWDAPGPVFRSEIDPSYKATRKDQPEDLTPQLDVIARALEGFRVPVVAVPGFEADDVLATLARRGAAAGYDVILCTSDKDARQLLTDPAIRLLNLRKGQIIDAAAHRAEWGIGPERVVDALALTGDAVDNVPGVPGIGLKTAVKLLNEFGTLDQLLEAARAGRVPGKKGQALVEHAEALDRARRLIQLRDDLPLKFDPHALVTRPPDVEALQTLCRQCGFHKFLPEIEADAARWGILPASSVAGPGPGQIPAPVPVPEPVSSIAPMPAPPLQANDPLRSIDSHHNQPQQSFIPNTETTEIRPVWSATSAPSSVGNERPIWSTAEYRLVNHPEELAKVAAELAGASQLGLWTVPGSPDLHRAAWVGLALSSEPGRGWYFPFMGPPGATVIPAQTARDLLTPLLENPRIAWHAHDLKAHLRVLKRHGWTLAGKGVDPMVLSYLLESGERNHTAPELAKRFLNHTLSRPPEPNASATTTRSKPKANPKRGRSRSQADASEETNPDDETPDVVGLPQTTGTPPRDGFLVFADDPHQDGPAAVPPERLALWAVEWADASARLGQVLAQRVAAEGLERLYDTLERPLIEILADMEEAGVALDRARLRQLSRDFSARLTDLERQAHQLAGEPFNLSSPPQLRVILFERLGLPPRGKTPKGEASTAQEVLEELAALHQLPKVLLEHRRIEKLKNTYLDALPNLTHPDGRIRATFNQGVTATGRLSSSEPNLQNIPVRTEEGRQVRQAFVAGDPARQVLLTADYSQIELRVLAHFSRDPALLRAFEEDRDIHADVAAKIFGVALDSVTSDQRRMAKTVNFGVIYGLSAHGLASRLGISQSEAAAFINAYFDQYPHVEAFMTRVLTQARDTGRVETLEGRRRAINGIKHVEGRHRNLAERTAINTVIQGSAADLIKRAMIAVDQRLKETKLPARMILQIHDELLFEVERDALTETARLVQEAMIHAATLETPLKVDLAAGPNWLDVEPLEI